The following proteins are encoded in a genomic region of Amphiura filiformis chromosome 18, Afil_fr2py, whole genome shotgun sequence:
- the LOC140139677 gene encoding E3 ubiquitin-protein ligase TRIM56-like, producing MAASLSPDQRKEDFREEFLTCSICAEPYDNNKHKAKCLPCLHTYCQSCLQRIACKRSKLECPKCRKLVTLLGGTVESLPNNFIVEHLKEYQDIFNLSVSCGGCESVEAAVNVCHDCGIFLCKKCIDSHRQFGPLRQHKLSTLVELQEKKYNPMSQRQQHCSKHLNQEVTMYCREANCKVPVCATCGLLDHRGHNLVELSAAIARIIDDMHQSTARVRKRSQELEHQRVAMESLQETLTTNFKKEREGNAGIRPDIAQPN from the coding sequence ATGGCCGCTTCTCTTTCACCAGACCAGAGAAAGGAAGATTTCAGAGAAGAGTTTCTAACTTGTTCTATTTGTGCTGAGCCATATGACAATAATAAACATAAGGCAAAATGTCTGCCATGTCTCCACACGTATTGTCAGTCATGTTTACAAAGAATTGCCTGCAAGCGTTCAAAGTTGGAGTGTCCAAAATGTCGCAAATTGGTCACATTACTAGGGGGAACTGTAGAAAGTCTGCCAAACAACTTTATTGTGGAACATTTGAAGGAGTACCAGGACATTTTCAACTTGTCAGTTTCTTGTGGCGGTTGCGAAAGTGTTGAAGCAGCTGTAAATGTTTGTCATGATTGTGGTATTTTTCTATGCAAGAAATGCATAGATTCTCACAGACAATTCGGTCCTCTACGGCAGCACAAACTTTCAACGTTGGTTGAGCTCCAAGAAAAGAAATACAACCCCATGTCGCAAAGGCAGCAGCATTGTTCAAAACATCTTAACCAAGAAGTGACTATGTACTGTAGAGAAGCTAACTGTAAAGTTCCAGTTTGCGCAACATGCGGCCTTCTTGACCATCGAGGTCACAATCTTGTTGAGTTATCCGCCGCTATCGCAAGGATTATTGATGATATGCACCAATCCACAGCAAGGGTAAGAAAGAGAAGCCAGGAATTAGAACATCAACGAGTAGCAATGGAAAGCCTGCAAGAAACACTGACCACTAACTTcaaaaaagaaagagaaggaaATGCAGGAATCCGTCCAGATATTGCACAACCAAATTGA